A stretch of Geobacter sp. DNA encodes these proteins:
- a CDS encoding ferritin → MNVYDFAMKMELDGKAYYEGLAAETEISGLKTVFTMLAADEQKHHDTVMAMKAGGDGKMADTTVLSEAKNVFTALKGQELLLGGMRKSLEGYLHAMKIEAESVRLYEDMATKASQQEVVQILLEIANEEKKHYNVMENLYEIALKPEYFLEWREFSNLKPL, encoded by the coding sequence ATGAACGTGTACGATTTTGCGATGAAGATGGAACTCGACGGCAAGGCATACTACGAGGGGCTGGCAGCAGAGACCGAGATCAGCGGATTGAAGACCGTCTTTACCATGCTGGCGGCCGACGAGCAGAAACACCATGACACCGTGATGGCCATGAAGGCCGGAGGAGACGGGAAGATGGCCGATACCACTGTTCTTTCCGAGGCGAAAAATGTCTTCACTGCGCTGAAGGGGCAGGAACTACTACTCGGCGGCATGAGGAAGTCTCTGGAAGGTTATCTGCATGCGATGAAGATCGAGGCAGAGAGTGTCCGTCTGTACGAGGATATGGCAACAAAGGCGAGTCAGCAGGAGGTCGTGCAGATCCTGCTGGAGATCGCCAACGAGGAGAAGAAGCACTACAACGTCATGGAAAATCTCTACGAGATTGCCCTGAAGCCGGAGTATTTCCTTGAATGGCGGGAGTTCAGCAACCTGAAACCGCTGTGA
- a CDS encoding 3-hydroxybutyryl-CoA dehydrogenase (converts (S)-3-hydroxybutanoyl-CoA to 3-acetoacetyl-CoA): protein MIERIGIVGAGVMGQGIAQLCAAHGLACILCDAVATQLERAVDAIREQLQRQAGKGAIAESEIGEILSRIDTTTSLADLAAADFVVEAVSEDEALKLELFRRLDAIVRPDVVLASNTSSIPITRIAAATGLPGRVIGMHFMNPAPVMQLVEVIRGEETGEAAFSATADLATRLGKELVVSRDRPGFIVNRILIPMINEAIRALHEGVASAEEIDKGMRLGANLPMGPLSLADLIGLDTVLAIANTLYAGFGDPRYAPCPLLVTMVGEGLLGRKSGQGFFPYPDR from the coding sequence ATGATCGAACGGATCGGCATCGTCGGCGCAGGGGTAATGGGGCAGGGGATCGCACAGCTCTGTGCCGCGCACGGCCTCGCCTGCATCCTGTGCGATGCCGTCGCGACCCAGCTCGAACGGGCGGTTGACGCAATCCGCGAACAGCTGCAGAGGCAGGCAGGGAAGGGGGCTATTGCCGAAAGCGAGATCGGGGAGATCCTTTCCCGCATCGACACGACAACCTCCCTTGCCGACCTTGCCGCTGCCGATTTCGTGGTCGAGGCGGTGAGCGAAGATGAAGCCCTGAAACTGGAGCTGTTCCGCCGGCTCGACGCTATCGTGCGACCCGACGTCGTCCTTGCCTCCAATACCTCCTCCATCCCCATCACCAGGATCGCCGCGGCAACCGGGCTCCCTGGACGGGTGATCGGGATGCACTTCATGAACCCGGCGCCGGTGATGCAGCTGGTGGAGGTCATCCGAGGGGAGGAGACGGGCGAAGCGGCCTTTTCCGCCACCGCTGACCTGGCGACCCGCCTGGGGAAGGAGCTGGTGGTATCCCGCGACCGCCCCGGTTTCATCGTCAACCGGATCCTGATCCCGATGATCAACGAGGCGATCCGGGCACTCCACGAGGGGGTTGCCAGCGCGGAGGAGATCGACAAGGGGATGCGGCTCGGCGCCAACCTGCCGATGGGGCCGCTGTCCTTGGCCGACCTGATCGGGCTCGATACGGTGCTGGCCATCGCCAACACACTTTACGCCGGTTTCGGCGACCCCCGGTACGCCCCCTGTCCCCTGCTGGTGACCATGGTCGGGGAGGGGCTGCTGGGGAGGAAGTCGGGGCAGGGGTTTTTCCCCTATCCTGACCGATAA
- a CDS encoding thiolase domain-containing protein (Catalyzes the synthesis of acetoacetyl coenzyme A from two molecules of acetyl coenzyme A. It can also act as a thiolase, catalyzing the reverse reaction and generating two-carbon units from the four-carbon product of fatty acid oxidation) — translation MRPVYMITGGITRFAKAHPDKDFRLMVKEAFEYALADLPGLDRDLIDGSVCSYFSDHFTRQPMAGAMVQDYLGLCPKPSRRVEGGGATGGLCFQAAWEAVASGRMEVCLAMGFETMSRVNTWKGNEFIALASDTNFDYPVGGFYTGYYAMMVRRHMHEFGTTLEQMAKVAVKNHRNALHNSYAQQPALLSVADVRGSSMVATPLTILDCCQMSDGAAVAILASEEVAQRLCQQPVRITGIGSGTDAMRMADRPHGEVPLLPHETAEEYRDLRYPGVHSFRGGRMAAKLAYRMAGIIDPGRELDFAEIHDAYTSSEIQTYEDLGFCRYGQGGRFVDAGAPFMANLDYGLTFSGEGTWPRLPVNPSGGLLACGHPVGATGLMQAVFAFWQLQGSIARHLGDAALQLPDPKKGLIHSHAGTGTYITVTVMERV, via the coding sequence ATGAGACCGGTCTACATGATTACGGGGGGTATCACCAGGTTTGCCAAGGCCCATCCGGACAAGGATTTCCGCCTCATGGTGAAGGAGGCGTTCGAGTATGCCCTGGCAGATCTGCCGGGGCTTGACCGCGACCTGATCGACGGCAGCGTCTGCTCCTACTTTTCCGATCACTTCACCCGCCAGCCCATGGCCGGCGCCATGGTCCAGGATTACCTGGGGCTTTGCCCCAAGCCATCCCGTCGTGTCGAAGGGGGGGGCGCCACTGGCGGGCTCTGCTTCCAGGCCGCTTGGGAGGCGGTGGCCTCCGGCAGGATGGAGGTCTGCCTGGCCATGGGGTTCGAGACCATGAGCCGGGTCAACACCTGGAAGGGGAACGAGTTCATCGCGCTCGCTTCGGACACCAACTTCGACTACCCGGTGGGAGGGTTCTACACCGGCTACTATGCCATGATGGTCAGGCGCCACATGCACGAATTCGGCACCACCCTGGAGCAGATGGCCAAGGTGGCGGTGAAGAACCATCGCAACGCCCTCCATAACTCCTATGCCCAGCAGCCGGCCCTCTTAAGCGTGGCGGATGTTCGCGGCTCCTCCATGGTGGCAACGCCGCTCACCATCCTGGACTGCTGCCAGATGTCTGACGGCGCGGCCGTGGCCATCCTCGCCTCCGAGGAGGTGGCCCAGCGGCTCTGCCAGCAGCCGGTCCGGATCACCGGCATCGGCTCGGGCACCGATGCCATGCGGATGGCCGACCGTCCCCACGGAGAGGTGCCGCTCCTCCCCCATGAGACGGCCGAGGAGTACCGCGACCTGCGCTATCCGGGTGTCCACTCTTTCCGGGGGGGAAGGATGGCGGCCAAGCTCGCCTACCGGATGGCCGGGATCATCGATCCGGGCAGGGAGCTGGACTTTGCCGAGATCCACGACGCCTATACCTCGTCCGAGATCCAGACCTACGAGGACCTGGGATTCTGCCGCTACGGTCAGGGGGGGCGGTTCGTCGATGCCGGAGCGCCGTTCATGGCCAACCTGGACTATGGCCTGACATTTTCCGGCGAAGGGACCTGGCCCCGCCTGCCGGTGAATCCGTCAGGCGGGCTTCTGGCCTGCGGCCACCCGGTGGGTGCGACGGGCCTCATGCAGGCGGTCTTTGCCTTCTGGCAGCTCCAGGGGAGCATTGCCCGGCACTTGGGGGATGCGGCCCTGCAGCTCCCCGATCCGAAGAAGGGGCTCATCCACAGCCATGCCGGGACAGGGACCTACATCACGGTGACGGTCATGGAGCGGGTGTAG
- a CDS encoding acetyl-CoA C-acyltransferase → MNDVYVVEALRTPFGSLAGALADVAAPQLAATVMKGLLARSGLAAEAVDEVIVGQVLAGGCGQAPARQAMRLAGIPDATHALTINKVCGSGLKALMLGAGSLMLGDSRVVIAGGMESMSQAPYALNKARRGYRLGHDRIFDLMILDGLQDPDNGRLMGEIGEESALRHGLTRAEQDEYALRSYLLARKAMQEVVFAEEIVPVAIPDKAGSRVVEADEEPFKADLERLPLLKPAFRQEGTITAGNASTIGDGAALALLTDEAGLTSFNLRPKARIVAAASESRHPDRFPEAPEGAIRKVCAKAGLPLDAIDLFEINEAFAAVALIAIRTLGLDPDRVNVNGGAIALGHPIGASGGRLAATVIRELHRRQARYGLASLCIGGGEAVAMIFERV, encoded by the coding sequence ATGAACGACGTATATGTGGTCGAAGCGCTGCGGACGCCTTTTGGCTCCCTTGCGGGGGCGCTTGCCGACGTGGCGGCGCCGCAGCTGGCTGCAACGGTGATGAAGGGGCTCCTGGCGCGGTCCGGCCTTGCGGCCGAGGCAGTGGACGAGGTGATCGTCGGCCAGGTCCTTGCCGGCGGTTGCGGCCAGGCCCCAGCCAGGCAGGCTATGCGGCTGGCCGGAATCCCCGATGCGACCCATGCCCTGACCATCAACAAGGTTTGCGGCAGTGGCCTCAAGGCGCTCATGCTCGGCGCCGGCTCCCTCATGCTCGGCGACTCCCGGGTGGTGATCGCCGGCGGCATGGAGAGCATGTCGCAGGCTCCCTACGCTCTCAATAAGGCTCGTCGCGGCTATCGCCTCGGCCATGACCGGATCTTCGACCTGATGATCCTCGACGGCCTCCAGGACCCGGACAACGGCCGGCTCATGGGGGAGATCGGCGAGGAGAGCGCATTGCGCCACGGCCTGACCCGTGCCGAACAGGACGAATATGCCCTTCGTTCGTACCTACTGGCCCGAAAGGCCATGCAGGAGGTGGTGTTTGCCGAGGAGATCGTCCCGGTGGCGATCCCGGACAAAGCGGGCAGCCGGGTGGTCGAAGCGGACGAAGAGCCGTTCAAGGCGGACCTGGAGCGGCTTCCCCTTCTGAAGCCCGCCTTCCGGCAGGAGGGGACCATCACTGCCGGCAACGCCTCCACCATCGGAGACGGGGCGGCCCTGGCCCTTCTCACCGACGAGGCGGGGCTCACGAGCTTCAACCTGCGGCCCAAGGCGCGGATCGTCGCCGCTGCCAGCGAAAGCCGCCATCCCGACCGGTTCCCCGAGGCGCCGGAGGGGGCGATCCGGAAGGTCTGCGCCAAGGCGGGGCTCCCCCTGGACGCCATCGACCTGTTCGAGATCAACGAGGCATTCGCCGCGGTGGCGCTCATCGCCATCAGGACCCTGGGGCTCGACCCCGACCGGGTGAACGTGAACGGCGGCGCCATTGCGCTCGGCCATCCCATCGGCGCCAGCGGCGGCAGGCTTGCGGCGACGGTGATCCGGGAACTGCACCGACGGCAGGCGCGCTATGGCCTGGCCTCCCTCTGCATCGGCGGTGGCGAGGCGGTGGCCATGATCTTCGAGCGGGTTTGA
- a CDS encoding acyl-CoA dehydrogenase yields the protein MDFELTEEQAALRQTVRAFAATELRPGARDRDRTGEFPWQAVEGMRQLGLLGLVQPPAYGGGGRDLVSYAIAVEELAREDASVAITLLAHTLCASHINLFGTEAQKERFLGPLARGEHLGSWALTEPQAGSDAGGIRTVALPDDGGWRLTGNKLFITNGSVAGTYVVMASTDPSRGDKGISAFIVPGDAPGLAKGQNMEKLGFHSSDTVGLGLKGVAVPAGNLLGEVNRGFVQAMEVLVSGRVGVAAMAVGIGRGCLEESLVYAGKRSAFGQQIGEFQAIQWMLADMATELDAARLLVLRAARLKETGQPCVKEAAMAKLFAAEAAMRAAVKGVQIHGGYGYTRAFPVERYLRDAKLCEIGEGTSEVQRMVIARELLKAG from the coding sequence ATGGATTTCGAGCTCACGGAAGAACAGGCAGCGCTTCGGCAGACCGTGCGGGCATTCGCCGCAACTGAACTGAGGCCGGGGGCCAGGGATCGCGACAGGACCGGGGAATTCCCCTGGCAGGCGGTGGAGGGGATGCGGCAACTCGGGCTGCTGGGGCTGGTCCAGCCGCCGGCCTACGGCGGGGGAGGGCGCGACCTGGTCAGCTATGCCATTGCCGTGGAAGAGCTGGCCAGGGAGGACGCCTCGGTCGCCATCACCCTGCTCGCCCACACCCTCTGTGCCAGCCATATCAACCTGTTCGGCACCGAGGCACAGAAAGAGCGCTTCCTCGGACCCCTGGCGCGGGGTGAACACCTCGGGTCCTGGGCCCTTACCGAACCACAGGCAGGAAGCGATGCCGGCGGCATCCGGACCGTGGCGCTCCCCGATGACGGCGGCTGGCGCCTGACCGGCAACAAGCTCTTCATCACCAACGGTTCCGTGGCCGGGACCTATGTGGTCATGGCCTCCACCGATCCCTCCCGGGGCGACAAGGGGATCTCCGCGTTCATCGTTCCCGGCGATGCCCCCGGACTGGCAAAGGGGCAGAACATGGAGAAGCTCGGCTTCCATTCCAGCGACACGGTGGGGCTCGGACTGAAGGGTGTCGCGGTGCCGGCGGGGAACCTGCTGGGGGAGGTGAACCGCGGCTTTGTCCAGGCCATGGAGGTCCTCGTCTCCGGCAGGGTCGGCGTTGCCGCCATGGCGGTCGGGATCGGCCGCGGCTGCCTGGAAGAGAGCCTCGTCTATGCCGGGAAGCGATCCGCATTCGGCCAGCAGATCGGCGAATTCCAGGCGATCCAGTGGATGCTCGCCGACATGGCCACCGAGCTCGATGCCGCCCGTCTCCTGGTGCTGCGAGCCGCCCGGCTCAAGGAGACCGGGCAGCCGTGTGTCAAGGAGGCGGCCATGGCCAAGCTCTTTGCGGCCGAAGCAGCCATGCGTGCGGCGGTGAAGGGGGTGCAGATCCACGGCGGTTATGGCTACACCCGCGCCTTCCCGGTGGAGCGCTACCTACGGGACGCAAAGCTCTGCGAGATCGGCGAAGGGACCTCCGAGGTCCAACGGATGGTGATCGCCAGGGAACTTTTGAAGGCAGGTTAA
- a CDS encoding nucleotide-binding protein, with protein MNTDAKLPETEEGTILFNTDPIIVKDHYEIDYLHSYAQDSPFFAGLAGKKLLGSRCIGCGYTYATPRGHCMGCGAPTSWVELPQEGRVHTYTTCHFGGEAFLKETPFTLVLVEFDSVDTLFLSRLIGAEPDEVRIGMPIRARFRRNCQFKPTDVYFVPL; from the coding sequence ATGAACACGGATGCGAAACTTCCCGAGACCGAAGAAGGAACAATCCTTTTCAATACCGACCCGATCATCGTGAAAGACCACTATGAGATCGACTACCTGCATTCCTATGCCCAGGACTCCCCCTTCTTTGCCGGCCTTGCCGGGAAGAAGCTCCTGGGAAGCCGCTGCATCGGCTGCGGCTACACCTATGCCACGCCGCGGGGGCACTGCATGGGGTGCGGTGCACCGACCTCATGGGTCGAACTGCCGCAGGAGGGGAGGGTCCACACCTACACCACCTGCCACTTCGGCGGCGAGGCGTTCCTCAAGGAGACCCCCTTCACCCTTGTCCTGGTCGAATTCGACAGCGTCGACACCCTCTTCCTCTCCCGTCTGATCGGCGCCGAGCCGGACGAGGTGCGAATCGGCATGCCGATCCGGGCGCGGTTCCGCCGCAACTGCCAGTTCAAACCGACCGATGTCTATTTCGTGCCCCTGTGA
- a CDS encoding ferredoxin encodes MGRRPYVDQEVCISCGVCVEMVPEVFRMNDDNYAEVYDPAGAPEERIQEAMDACPANCIDWE; translated from the coding sequence ATGGGGAGAAGACCGTACGTGGATCAGGAAGTCTGTATCAGTTGCGGGGTGTGCGTCGAGATGGTGCCCGAGGTCTTTCGGATGAACGACGATAACTATGCAGAAGTGTACGATCCGGCCGGAGCCCCTGAGGAGAGGATACAGGAAGCCATGGACGCATGTCCGGCAAACTGTATCGATTGGGAGTAG